The genomic stretch CTATCTCGATATTTTCGTAGGCCAATCCCAATCTTACCTTTGATCCCAAAAATCCCCGCCATACCAAGGAGGGAGCAAATGTCAACGTTTGGATACGTACCCTGTTGTAATCGAGACCGAGGGGCTCTGCATCATCATTATTGACCGTTTCGTTGCCAAAACCAAAAAAGTTTTGGGTAAAATTGGGACTGGTAAACCTCGCTCTTATCTCCAAATTCACCTTGTTAAAAACATGGGCAAATTCTCCGCGGTATCCTAGATCAAAACCATCGGTCGCAAAGTAATAGGCCGCATTTACCGTGTGTTGTTGGGTAAAAGGGTTTTTTCTGAAACCGTTGAATGTGTATGTATTGGCCAGCCCTACCCTTACACCATCATCCGGATTAAACCCAATGGTAGGCAGCAACTGGTTATTGCTTCCCTTAATGTTTAAAAACTCGTAGGTGTTGGTGTCGTAATCATTCACCAATTTGATTTTTCCGCCATACGCTTCGTCCAATGTGTTTTTCTTGGCCTTAAAATCGTACACCAACAACTTTTTGGAGTCTTCGGAAATTTGGTAGACATCATTATTCTGTCCACCAACGATGCGCACCTTTATTTTTGAGGTTGCCGTACGGGCATCGAACACATCATCATCATCCAGACCATAGATCCATATTTCCTTGGTATAATCGTGGCTATAAATTTTACTAAAGAACATATCCGTATACTCCCCCCCTTTGATCCGATACCCCCTAACCTCAACATCACCATTGGGAAGCGAAACGATACTGAAATAATCGTCTTTATCCGTGCCCGTAATCACACTGTATTTGTTGAGAACGGCATAGTAATCCTGAGCAGTCTTGACCAAATTTGCCTTTCTGGCGAGGATTATCCTTTTTATATCGGTCAAGGTTTCGTCCCTGACCTCTTCAGGGAAGGCTAAAAATGCATCGTCAATAATCGCTCCGCTCAGGTTTTCCTGAATAAACTCGGCTTGTTCCATCCACATATCCAAAGTAGATGCCGATAGCAAGGCCATATCCAACGCAAAAGTCCTTGGGGAAGAGGTGAGCCCCTCGACACTTCTGACCTTTTCATGGAAGCCTTCAAAAATACGAAGTGCCGGAACTGCCCTGGAGCCAAAGTTCATGATAAGTCCATCTCCCCATCTCGAAAACACCTGATCTCTGTCCCGAGCTATGGGCTTATATACCTTGTTTCCGTTCTCAGTCTCAAATTCGGCCCATCGCCATTGATCAACGTGGCGGTCCCAATCACCTATTAAAATATCGAAAAGCCGTGCTTTTACATATTCTTTTTGATCAATGCTGTATTCCTCATCCTCCCTCAACTTTTCCATGAGGTCGTATGTGCTCTCAATCTTTTTGGTATAGCCAAAACTTTCCAAATTATCATGGTCGTCCGAGACATGCTCCTCGATCATGTATAGACCATCACCAAATTCAGTATTAAAATCGCCCAAAACCGACTGCTTCGGCACATAGTATAATTTGGGATTGGTATGGTACATTCCCAAGGCATCGGAAAGTTTACCTATGGTAAATGGGGCATAGGGATGCGCCCCGGTGTAAAGATCCAACAACAATTCCTGTGTGTAGGTATCCTGAAACTGTCCAATGATGTATTGGTCTTGAAAAGCAATGGCCTGCAGGTATCTTTCTGCGCTCTTTCTCAACCCCCGCATCACGTACTCCCTACCTTTTTTATCGGCCAATCGCAAGGAATTTGACTGGTTTCCCCCGCCCTTCCGAACAACGGTCAATCCCCCAAAAAGGGTATCCAACCGAACGGTGGGCGCCTTTACCTCGGTTCCATAGTATTTTCTGTACCGATCGCCCCACAATAATTTGTGAAACCCACTTTTTTGGACCTCTTCGGGAGCATATACCGACGCTGTTTTGAACGCCGGAAAATCGGCGGCCAGTTCAACGGTTTTGGTCGATGTGGATGGTGGGAGAACCTCTGTCCGGTACAAGGGTCCGTCGGTATCCGTACCATGAAATTCCACTTGGGATGAGCCATCGGTATATACCGTTAAGATGGCATATCCGTTCTTACCGGTCGAAAATTTACTGCCGTTCAATAAACGGGTCGATCCTGTTTTGGCCCCAGAACCGCTTACGATTTGCGGTTTTCCGTATTCCTCGATATACTGAAGGGTGTGTTCGTGCCCAGATGCAAAAATGATTTTGTCCGAATATTGGGAAAGGGTAAGCACCCGTTTTTTCAGTTCGTTGTACATTTTATTGGACAGGTCCTCTGTTGTTGCCCCCGATGTTTTTCTGAGCAGGTTGATGGCCGACCCCAACAAGGGCATGGGAACTTTGCCACCATTGGGATAGATTCCCTGTTTGAATGAAAATTGCCCCCCGTGCGAACCGTAGGAAAACATGGGATGGTGCATGGCCAAGAGCACTGTTCTGTCCCTGTTCTTTTTGATTATGCTCTCCAGTTCCTCAAAAAAGCGGCTTCTGGTCTTGATTTCGCACTCATCGTTCATGGTGGGGTGCTTGTCCCAATTTACGAGGTACCACTCCGTATCGATCACAACGACCAAGATTTCATCATTGACTTCTATCTCTTCAATAGGACAACCATTTTCCGGTTGAAATGCATCTTTATCGCCCAATGCATCCTCAATATATTCTTCTTCACGTTTAAGGCCCTTGAGCCCTTCCGTATACCAGTCGTGGTTACCTGGAATAAAAAGTTTTTGTCCTTTATAGTTTTCCAGAGTGCTCAATTGGGCGTCCAAATGATTCTTGGCCTCCAAATAGGCTATGGTAGAGTCCTTTTTATCGGGCAAACCTGCAGGATAAATATTGTCTCCCAAAAAAATTGCGGTACTGTTCGGTCCTGCCGTATCAAGAACCTTCTTAAATTTTTCCAAGGTCGGGTTCAACCCGCCCATGGGCGATTTGCCTGCATCACCTATCAAATAAAATGTATGGTCGACCTCTTTTTCGACCAAAGTATTGTAAGCCGAAAAAGGCTCTGCATATTTGGTCTCGTAGGTTGCACAGGCCGAGGCCAAGACCGCCAAAATAACAAAGAAGTAATGTTTTTTCATATACAGGAGGTTGATTCCAAAATTTTGTAATTTGGATGCTCTAATTTAGAACTATGTCAGAAATTGTTGAAAAAACCGAACACTTTGTTTCTGAACTACTTACAGAAAAATTGGATTCCAGATTTGTGTACCACAACTTGAGACATACCCAAAGAGTAGTCAAAAGTACTAAAGAATTGCTCAACTATTATAACCTTGGCGAGACTGAAAACGAAAGGTTGTTGCTGGCTGCTTGGCTGCATGATGTTGGCCATACCAAAGGCTGGGAAAACCACGAAGAAAACAGTTGCATCATTGCAAGGGACTTTCTCCAAAAAAACGGTTATGACCCCAAAGGAATCGAGGAGGTGTGTTCGCTGATCATGGTCACCAAAATGTGCAACGAACCATCCAACCTTATGGAAGGGATCATCCGAGATGCCGATACATCGCATTTTGCCAAAAAAAGCTATTGGGAGACCACCGATTTTTTAAAGGAAGAACTGAAAGCATTGGGGGTCGCCGATTATTCGAACAAGGAATGGCGGGACAAAAACATTAAAATGTTCCGCACCAAACATATTTTTTTCACTGACTATGCCAAGGAAAATTGGGAAGAAGGTAAACAACAGAACCTAAAAAAATTGTTGAAAGA from Flagellimonas oceani encodes the following:
- a CDS encoding metallophosphoesterase; translated protein: MKKHYFFVILAVLASACATYETKYAEPFSAYNTLVEKEVDHTFYLIGDAGKSPMGGLNPTLEKFKKVLDTAGPNSTAIFLGDNIYPAGLPDKKDSTIAYLEAKNHLDAQLSTLENYKGQKLFIPGNHDWYTEGLKGLKREEEYIEDALGDKDAFQPENGCPIEEIEVNDEILVVVIDTEWYLVNWDKHPTMNDECEIKTRSRFFEELESIIKKNRDRTVLLAMHHPMFSYGSHGGQFSFKQGIYPNGGKVPMPLLGSAINLLRKTSGATTEDLSNKMYNELKKRVLTLSQYSDKIIFASGHEHTLQYIEEYGKPQIVSGSGAKTGSTRLLNGSKFSTGKNGYAILTVYTDGSSQVEFHGTDTDGPLYRTEVLPPSTSTKTVELAADFPAFKTASVYAPEEVQKSGFHKLLWGDRYRKYYGTEVKAPTVRLDTLFGGLTVVRKGGGNQSNSLRLADKKGREYVMRGLRKSAERYLQAIAFQDQYIIGQFQDTYTQELLLDLYTGAHPYAPFTIGKLSDALGMYHTNPKLYYVPKQSVLGDFNTEFGDGLYMIEEHVSDDHDNLESFGYTKKIESTYDLMEKLREDEEYSIDQKEYVKARLFDILIGDWDRHVDQWRWAEFETENGNKVYKPIARDRDQVFSRWGDGLIMNFGSRAVPALRIFEGFHEKVRSVEGLTSSPRTFALDMALLSASTLDMWMEQAEFIQENLSGAIIDDAFLAFPEEVRDETLTDIKRIILARKANLVKTAQDYYAVLNKYSVITGTDKDDYFSIVSLPNGDVEVRGYRIKGGEYTDMFFSKIYSHDYTKEIWIYGLDDDDVFDARTATSKIKVRIVGGQNNDVYQISEDSKKLLVYDFKAKKNTLDEAYGGKIKLVNDYDTNTYEFLNIKGSNNQLLPTIGFNPDDGVRVGLANTYTFNGFRKNPFTQQHTVNAAYYFATDGFDLGYRGEFAHVFNKVNLEIRARFTSPNFTQNFFGFGNETVNNDDAEPLGLDYNRVRIQTLTFAPSLVWRGFLGSKVRLGLAYENIEIEETEDRFINEFYLENGKENHLSFFGVDGEYTYSNTDNEAFPTLGMAFGLEGGFKTNLDDSKSFGYVIPSFSVDHKVTADGRLVLATKFKGQFIIGDGYEFYQAASIGGNNGLRGFRFQRFTGKTAYYQNTDLRYSFRRTKTGILPVTPGIYGGFDYGRVWFPGEDSDKWHNSYGGGLFLNGADVLSANLGLFNSSDGLRFAFGVGFGF